One genomic window of Punica granatum isolate Tunisia-2019 chromosome 1, ASM765513v2, whole genome shotgun sequence includes the following:
- the LOC116194177 gene encoding uncharacterized protein LOC116194177 isoform X1, with amino-acid sequence MDWYTWLSKTGLNPALVYEYGLAFTHNELEEDDLSYFDHEFLQSMGVSIAKHRLEILKLARKHRRRHPNGRWAHRPDVLLPRLLLAIRSTKRRVEKYIKSWVHNEDDSSSPPSSALVLVHKDNYSRATSGYHGTVLKRNKKAAAAAATNTRSSTEQGTTVMGRLLLTNGSHTPARDNSFCESPVVCPLSGTKKKDLEDQGYWSAGVEEIRVKWKNIDSLKGCLMEPKAIKQSGKLFYDCCFVMGWVQRTSLYQMLISLEITNGLDSSSYRA; translated from the exons ATGGATTGGTACACATGGCTCTCAAAGACCGGGCTCAACCCGGCACTAGTCTACGAGTATGGTTTAGCCTTCACCCACAACGAACTCGAGGAGGATGATCTCTCCTACTTCGACCACGAGTTCCTCCAGAGCATGGGCGTCTCCATCGCCAAACACCGCCTTGAGATCCTCAAGCTTGCTCGTAAGCACCGGCGCCGCCACCCAAATGGCAGGTGGGCCCACCGGCCAGACGTGCTACTCCCCCGGCTCCTACTCGCCATCAGGAGCACAAAGAGACGGGTCGAGAAGTACATCAAGAGCTGGGTCCACAATGAGGACGACTCATCATCGCCACCCTCATCGGCTTTAGTACTTGTACATAAGGATAACTATAGTAGGGCGACCAGTGGGTATCACGGTACTGTGTTGAAGCGGAACAAGAAGGCTGCGGCTGCGGCCGCAACTAATACTAGGAGCAGTACAGAGCAAGGGACGACGGTGATGGGGCGGTTGTTGCTGACCAACGGGAGCCATACTCCCGCGAGGGATAATAGCTTCTGTGAAAGTCCGGTGGTGTGTCCGTTAAGTGGGACGAAGAAGAAGGACTTGGAAGATCAAGGGTATTGGTCAGCTGGTGTTGAAGAGATCAG GGTAAAGTGGAAGAACATCGATTCATTAAAGGGCTGCCTGATGGAGCCAAAGGCCATAAAACAATCTGGAAAACTTTTCTATGATTGCTGCTTTGTGATGGGCTGGGTCCAACGTACGAGTTTGTATCAAATGCTTATTAGCCTTGAGATCACGAATGGGCTGGACTCAAGTTCATATCGTGCTTGA
- the LOC116194177 gene encoding uncharacterized protein LOC116194177 isoform X2 — translation MDWYTWLSKTGLNPALVYEYGLAFTHNELEEDDLSYFDHEFLQSMGVSIAKHRLEILKLARKHRRRHPNGRWAHRPDVLLPRLLLAIRSTKRRVEKYIKSWVHNEDDSSSPPSSALVLVHKDNYSRATSGYHGTVLKRNKKAAAAAATNTRSSTEQGTTVMGRLLLTNGSHTPARDNSFCESPVVCPLSGTKKKDLEDQGYWSAGVEEIRYMLMVEWGHLADKL, via the exons ATGGATTGGTACACATGGCTCTCAAAGACCGGGCTCAACCCGGCACTAGTCTACGAGTATGGTTTAGCCTTCACCCACAACGAACTCGAGGAGGATGATCTCTCCTACTTCGACCACGAGTTCCTCCAGAGCATGGGCGTCTCCATCGCCAAACACCGCCTTGAGATCCTCAAGCTTGCTCGTAAGCACCGGCGCCGCCACCCAAATGGCAGGTGGGCCCACCGGCCAGACGTGCTACTCCCCCGGCTCCTACTCGCCATCAGGAGCACAAAGAGACGGGTCGAGAAGTACATCAAGAGCTGGGTCCACAATGAGGACGACTCATCATCGCCACCCTCATCGGCTTTAGTACTTGTACATAAGGATAACTATAGTAGGGCGACCAGTGGGTATCACGGTACTGTGTTGAAGCGGAACAAGAAGGCTGCGGCTGCGGCCGCAACTAATACTAGGAGCAGTACAGAGCAAGGGACGACGGTGATGGGGCGGTTGTTGCTGACCAACGGGAGCCATACTCCCGCGAGGGATAATAGCTTCTGTGAAAGTCCGGTGGTGTGTCCGTTAAGTGGGACGAAGAAGAAGGACTTGGAAGATCAAGGGTATTGGTCAGCTGGTGTTGAAGAGATCAG ATATATGCTTATGGTGGAGTGGGGTCATTTGGCGGACAAACTTTAG
- the LOC116194663 gene encoding uncharacterized protein LOC116194663 gives MASSSRTKSRGYGVPGFHENSLSMASAASSFASSTSSFSSRSSTFFARATSPLRVRVYGHSNQSSPSVRFSVDRPTSPGRSISVIKQCGSGGGGRPVSSQKKTCMCSPTTHPGSFRCSLHKGAGRAGNSHSTAYSSSRSLNFRRSAMTNSLVRICGVEGDLVKRALSALIRPSSHQLRRREDFRPRPSRLSVMSKAEDL, from the coding sequence ATGGCGTCTTCTTCGAGGACCAAATCCAGAGGCTACGGCGTCCCCGGTTTTCACGAAAACTCGCTGTCGATGGCCTCCGCGGCTTCCTCGTTCGCCTCATCGACTTCGAGCTTCTCCAGCCGATCGTCCACCTTCTTTGCACGCGCCACCTCTCCCTTGCGCGTCAGGGTGTACGGCCACTCCAATCAGTCCTCCCCGTCCGTTCGGTTCTCAGTCGATCGCCCCACCTCTCCCGGGCGCTCGATCTCCGTGATAAAGCAATGCGGCAGCGGCGGTGGCGGCAGGCCCGTGTCGAGCCAGAAGAAGACGTGTATGTGCTCGCCGACGACGCACCCGGGCTCGTTCAGGTGCTCGCTCCACAAGGGCGCTGGCCGGGCCGGCAACAGCCACTCGACAGCGTACAGTTCAAGCCGGAGCCTGAATTTTCGGAGATCGGCAATGACGAATTCTCTGGTGAGGATCTGCGGAGTGGAAGGCGATCTGGTGAAACGGGCACTGTCGGCGCTGATCAGGCCGTCGTCACATCAGCTGAGGCGCAGAGAGGATTTCCGGCCGAGGCCGAGCCGGTTGTCGGTCATGTCCAAAGCAGAAGATCTTTAA